The following are encoded in a window of Crocosphaera sp. UHCC 0190 genomic DNA:
- the pstS gene encoding phosphate ABC transporter substrate-binding protein PstS, which translates to MFKTISSSKRTIISSLSIFTLAVSLGACGGAPKTDTTASPEASPAEGGTGTETAAAPELKPPLEGNVSLTGAGASFPAPLYQNWFVQLNKEVPQLQVNYQSVGSGAGVEQFTAGTVDFGASDVAMKDEEIAKVSKGVLMLPVTAGSIVFAYNLPGVEGLKLSREAYVGIFDGSITKWNDPKIAATNPGVTLPDEAITVVHRSDGSGTTGVFTKHLSTISKEWETAIGQGKSVEWPTSKGKFIGSKGNEGVTASIQQNQGSIGYVEYGYAKNNDLTMATLENAAGKFIEPSDAAASATLDAVTLPPDLRAFITDPEGEASYPIVTYSWLLVPKTFDDPQKAIAMEAMIQYALTTGQDQSAALGYVPLPPSVREKVAAAADVISPDFQIKLN; encoded by the coding sequence ATGTTCAAGACTATCTCATCGAGCAAACGCACCATAATATCCTCACTATCAATTTTTACTTTAGCTGTTAGTTTAGGGGCTTGTGGTGGTGCGCCTAAAACTGATACCACCGCCTCCCCAGAAGCCAGCCCCGCAGAGGGAGGGACAGGCACCGAAACCGCCGCCGCACCAGAATTAAAGCCCCCCTTAGAAGGCAATGTGTCTCTGACGGGTGCGGGTGCTTCTTTCCCCGCGCCTTTATATCAGAACTGGTTTGTGCAACTTAACAAAGAAGTTCCTCAACTTCAAGTCAACTATCAGTCTGTAGGAAGTGGGGCCGGCGTTGAACAGTTTACGGCGGGAACCGTTGACTTTGGGGCCAGTGATGTGGCCATGAAGGATGAAGAAATTGCCAAAGTGAGTAAAGGAGTCTTAATGCTGCCTGTCACCGCAGGAAGTATCGTCTTCGCCTATAACTTACCTGGAGTAGAAGGATTAAAACTTTCCAGAGAGGCTTATGTGGGAATTTTTGATGGCAGTATCACCAAATGGAATGACCCCAAAATCGCCGCAACTAACCCAGGTGTAACCTTACCTGACGAAGCCATTACCGTTGTTCACCGTTCTGATGGTAGCGGCACCACCGGAGTCTTTACCAAACACCTCAGTACCATCAGCAAAGAGTGGGAAACCGCCATTGGCCAGGGTAAAAGTGTGGAATGGCCCACCAGCAAAGGTAAATTTATCGGCTCTAAAGGAAATGAAGGGGTAACGGCTTCTATCCAACAGAATCAAGGGTCAATCGGTTATGTTGAATATGGCTATGCCAAGAATAATGACTTAACCATGGCAACCCTAGAAAATGCGGCGGGTAAATTCATTGAACCCAGTGATGCAGCCGCCTCAGCAACCCTAGATGCTGTTACCTTACCTCCAGATTTACGGGCCTTTATTACGGACCCTGAAGGAGAAGCTTCCTATCCCATTGTTACCTATAGTTGGCTTTTAGTTCCTAAAACCTTTGATGATCCTCAAAAAGCGATCGCCATGGAAGCCATGATTCAATATGCCTTAACCACCGGCCAAGATCAAAGTGCAGCCCTTGGTTATGTGCCTTTACCTCCTAGTGTGAGAGAAAAAGTAGCAGCCGCAGCTGATGTAATTTCCCCCGATTTTCAAATCAAACTTAACTAA
- a CDS encoding PstS family phosphate ABC transporter substrate-binding protein produces MKITNFELGFKGKTWGIVLTSIALFSACASIPDTAIQPIKIDGSSTVYPITEAVLNSYKTQAANQRIKEIKIEGDFSGTGGGFKKFCAGETDVNAASRPISSEEMTACNNKEVRYIELPIAFDAITVVVNPKNTWTESLSVTQLKTMWEPSAQDYIKQWNQIDANYPNRPLTLYGPDKLSGTYDYFTQAIVGKAGASRQDYVDSENDEVLVKGVTQDPNALGYFGYAYYQQHQDKLKAVAIDNGNGAILPSRETVENEQYQPLARPLFLYINAKKAQENPALEVFVEYYLEKAPELVAEVGYIPLPPEAYKLAKIHLERFKVGTVFEGTTNVDLSISDLLRKPAKF; encoded by the coding sequence ATGAAGATAACCAACTTCGAGCTAGGGTTTAAGGGGAAAACATGGGGAATAGTTTTGACCTCTATTGCCCTATTCTCAGCTTGTGCTTCCATACCAGACACTGCTATACAACCGATTAAAATTGATGGCTCTAGTACCGTTTATCCTATCACTGAAGCTGTCCTGAATAGTTACAAAACTCAAGCCGCGAATCAACGGATTAAAGAGATTAAAATTGAGGGAGATTTTTCCGGGACTGGAGGAGGGTTTAAAAAATTCTGTGCCGGAGAAACTGATGTAAATGCTGCATCTCGTCCCATTTCCTCTGAGGAAATGACAGCCTGTAATAACAAAGAAGTTCGCTATATTGAACTCCCTATTGCCTTTGATGCCATTACCGTTGTGGTTAACCCCAAAAATACTTGGACAGAGTCTTTAAGTGTAACACAATTAAAAACGATGTGGGAACCCTCAGCCCAAGATTATATTAAACAATGGAACCAGATTGATGCCAATTATCCCAACCGTCCCTTAACCCTTTATGGCCCCGATAAACTCTCAGGAACCTATGATTATTTTACCCAAGCAATAGTAGGTAAAGCAGGAGCAAGTCGTCAAGATTATGTTGATAGCGAGAATGACGAAGTATTGGTCAAAGGTGTTACCCAAGACCCCAACGCCCTGGGATATTTTGGCTATGCTTATTATCAACAGCATCAAGATAAACTGAAAGCCGTGGCCATAGATAACGGTAATGGGGCCATTCTTCCTTCCAGAGAAACAGTAGAAAATGAACAATATCAACCCCTGGCCCGTCCCCTTTTCCTCTACATCAATGCCAAAAAAGCCCAAGAAAATCCAGCCTTAGAAGTCTTTGTGGAATATTATCTCGAAAAAGCCCCAGAATTAGTGGCTGAAGTGGGTTATATTCCCTTGCCTCCAGAAGCTTACAAATTAGCCAAAATTCATTTAGAACGCTTTAAAGTGGGGACAGTGTTTGAGGGAACCACTAACGTTGATCTCTCTATTAGCGATTTATTGCGAAAACCCGCTAAATTCTAA
- the pstC gene encoding phosphate ABC transporter permease subunit PstC, with product MTATPSRRQTGVGFRPHTEKTFDTGFVWLTLAFALTIGLILLSIAIIITWRAWPAIQTYGLGFLFSSSWNPVKGREEFGALPVIYGTLVSSLISLVIAIPLGIGTALFLSENFIPLKFRTPLVFLVELLAAIPSVVYGLWGIFVLIPLVNPIAVWLHDYLGWIPIFSTPPAGGPGMFPAGIVLSIMILPIITAISRDSLACLPPDLRQASLGLGATRWETIFRVLIPAAFSGIVGGIMLALGRAMGETMAVTMIIGNVNRISVSILEPANTISSLIANQFAEASGMQVAALMYAGLVLMILTFVVNIIADYIVSQVKAKY from the coding sequence GTGACTGCAACACCTTCTAGACGACAAACCGGAGTGGGCTTTCGTCCCCACACGGAAAAAACCTTTGATACAGGGTTTGTTTGGTTAACCTTAGCCTTTGCCCTGACCATTGGTCTAATTTTACTTTCCATTGCTATTATTATTACTTGGCGAGCCTGGCCAGCGATTCAAACCTATGGCTTAGGCTTTCTCTTTAGTAGTTCCTGGAACCCTGTTAAGGGACGGGAAGAATTTGGGGCCTTACCTGTTATTTATGGAACCTTAGTTAGTTCCTTAATTTCCCTAGTTATTGCCATTCCGTTAGGCATTGGTACAGCACTTTTTTTGAGTGAAAATTTCATTCCTTTAAAGTTCCGAACGCCCCTAGTTTTTCTCGTAGAATTATTAGCGGCTATCCCCAGTGTTGTTTATGGACTCTGGGGTATTTTTGTCTTAATTCCCCTGGTTAACCCCATTGCTGTATGGCTGCACGATTATTTAGGATGGATTCCTATTTTTAGTACCCCTCCTGCGGGCGGCCCTGGAATGTTTCCAGCAGGTATTGTCTTGTCCATCATGATTTTACCGATTATTACTGCCATTTCCCGTGACTCTTTAGCCTGTTTACCCCCTGATTTACGACAAGCTTCTTTAGGGTTAGGTGCAACTCGTTGGGAAACCATTTTTCGTGTCCTCATTCCCGCCGCTTTCTCTGGTATTGTTGGGGGCATTATGTTAGCTTTGGGTCGTGCGATGGGAGAAACCATGGCTGTTACCATGATTATTGGTAATGTCAATAGAATTAGCGTTTCTATCTTAGAACCTGCGAATACAATTTCTTCTCTTATTGCTAACCAATTTGCTGAAGCATCAGGAATGCAGGTTGCAGCCTTAATGTATGCTGGTTTAGTGTTAATGATATTAACTTTTGTGGTTAATATTATAGCTGATTATATTGTGAGTCAAGTCAAAGCCAAATATTAA
- the pstA gene encoding phosphate ABC transporter permease PstA, producing the protein MESQELSLKKKPTSPRSLINSFWTGIASLCMIITLIPLFAVLVFVTLQGFRRINFDLFTQLPPPPGLSEGGIANAIIGTLITVAIATLIAVPIGVLAAVYLSEFSEGNQIAYWVRFATNVLSGVPSIIAGVFAYGLLVASGIVGFSAIAGGVALSVLMLPTIIRTTDEALQIVPQDVRWAAFGIGAYKYQTVLKIVLPAAIPSILTGVTLAVARAAGETAPLIFTALFSNFWPSPPPKGLLEPIATLSVLVYNYAIVPFKPQQELAWAGSLILVLLVLITSVTARWATRQKTY; encoded by the coding sequence ATGGAATCTCAAGAATTAAGTCTGAAAAAAAAGCCCACTAGCCCCCGTTCCCTTATTAATAGCTTCTGGACGGGAATCGCTTCTCTCTGTATGATTATTACCCTAATTCCTCTGTTTGCTGTCTTAGTTTTTGTGACACTTCAGGGATTTAGAAGAATTAATTTTGACTTATTTACTCAGTTACCGCCCCCTCCTGGACTCTCGGAAGGAGGCATTGCCAATGCAATTATTGGGACTTTAATTACTGTAGCCATTGCCACATTGATTGCTGTTCCTATTGGGGTTTTAGCTGCGGTTTATCTCTCGGAATTTAGTGAGGGAAATCAAATCGCTTATTGGGTACGTTTTGCTACCAATGTGTTAAGTGGAGTCCCTTCTATTATTGCGGGGGTATTTGCTTATGGTTTATTAGTGGCATCAGGAATTGTAGGATTTTCCGCCATTGCCGGGGGTGTTGCGCTCTCGGTTTTGATGTTACCAACTATTATTAGAACGACGGATGAGGCTCTACAAATTGTTCCTCAAGATGTGCGCTGGGCCGCTTTTGGTATCGGAGCTTATAAGTATCAAACCGTCTTAAAAATTGTCCTTCCGGCGGCAATTCCTTCAATTTTAACGGGTGTTACTCTAGCGGTTGCCCGTGCTGCGGGAGAAACTGCTCCCTTAATTTTTACTGCCCTTTTTTCCAACTTTTGGCCCAGTCCCCCCCCCAAAGGACTGTTAGAACCCATCGCCACCTTATCCGTGTTAGTTTATAACTATGCCATTGTGCCGTTTAAACCACAACAGGAATTGGCTTGGGCAGGGTCTTTAATTTTAGTGTTGTTAGTGTTAATTACGAGTGTCACGGCTCGCTGGGCAACTCGTCAGAAGACTTATTAA